A stretch of DNA from Persephonella sp.:
AACCTGTTGAAGGCTCAGAACATATCATAGAGTGTGATGCTGTAATAATGGCTGTAGGACAGGATTACAACGATGTTGCTTACAAAAATATACCCGGATTAAAAATAGACAAATGGAACAACCTGTCAACTGTTGACAGCAAATACAGAACGAATGTAGAAGGAATATTTGCAGGTGGAGATGTTGTAAATGGCGGAGATACTGTCGTTATGGCTATAAGACACGGAAGAGATGCAGCCCAATCAATCCATGAATACCTAATGACAGGTAAGTGGGAATACGAAAAGGAAGAATAAAATAGGGGCTTTTGCCCCTTTGCTTATCTTATAATATAGGGAGGTGGGATATGGATTTTCAAGATCTTATAAATAAGTCACAAACAATATTCGCACTGGACAGAAATTCAGGAAAAGTAATATTTAGCCTTGATTCTGTAACCGTAGACTTAAAAAGATTAATTGACTCTCTAAGCAAAGTAAATTTTAAAATAAACCAGATAGAAGCTGAAGGGTGGAACATAATCTCAAGTAAGTATATATTTCACCCTGTGAATATTACAGGAATATCATCTGACAGATACACCCTTATTCAGGACGATACTACAACGGTAATAATAAAAACACCCGAAAAGCTAAAAAGATTTTTTGGAAATGTTAAGAATAGACCATTAAACGACCTTGTTTTAGGAAAATTTATCGAGGTTTCAGGGATTATTTCCCCATGTGCTGAGGAATATGACATTAAGGGTGACCTTAACGATGAGGAGATCAGGCTAATTAACAGCATAATCCATGCAAATGACAGCGTCGCAGGACTGACAGGGGAAATGCTCTCTTTAATATCTGGTATGATATGGTATCCCCTTAAAGGGTGGTTCATCTCCGGAAAAGAGCATGCCCTTGTGTCCATATTCGGAAAGTGGGTTATCATTAATAGCCAGATATTTGAAGAAATTCTTACTCAGGAATAACCCTCATCAGACACTCATCTGGATTTACCTGATCTCCTTCTCTTACATACACTTCTTCAACAACACCGCTGATAGGTGAATGTATCTCATTTTCCATTTTCATTGCTTCCACAATTAAAAGGACATCTCCCTTTTTAACTTTATCTCCCGGAGATACTTTAACTGAAACAACTTTTCCAGGCATAGGTGAGCTTATGTCACCAACATCAACAGCCTTAGGTCTTTTTCCTGCAGGAACTCCCCCTTCGTAGGGAAGGGTCTCCATTCTTTCTCCTACTTCTATCTCTCTGATAGGCTGAACTATAGTCTCCTCAAGCCTTCCGTCAACTCTTACAAAATAAGGAGTTCCCCCTTCTACAGGACTTCCTACACCAGCTATTTGAATATGGTAAGTTTCCCCATGGAGGGTTATATTAAACTCAATAGGTGCCTTTGTAAGGCAAGCTTCTTCTTCTGTTATCTCCTCAACCTCAGGAGGGAGAGCCTCACCTTTTTCATACCTTTCTCTCCACTCAAAGAACTCTTTTGCCACTTGAGGGAACAGACAGTATGAAAGAATATCCTCTTCACTTCTTGCTCCCACTTTTCTTGCTTCAACAGAGCATTTATCAAGCTCAGGTTCAAGAAGGTCTGCAGGTCTTACTTCTATTGGCTTTTCATCACCTATTATTTTTTCCATTATTTCAGGTTTTATTGGTGCAGGAGGTCTTCCGTAAAGACCTTTTACATAATCTTTAGTTTCTTTTGTTACAACCTTATATCTTTCTCCCTGTAAAACATTTAGAAGTGCCTGAGTTCCAACAATTTGAGATGTAGGAGTTACCAATGGTGGATAACCAAGATCCTCCCTTACCCTTGCAACTTCTTCCTTAACCTCATCAAGTTTATCAAGGGCATCATTTTCCTTAAGCTGTGTAATAAAGTTAGACATCATACCACCTGGTATCTGGTGTATCAGCACCTGAGAGTCAGGCCATTTTTCAGCTGTGTCGTATTTTTTATACTTTTTCCTTACTTCCTTCAGATACTCAGCTACCTCCTCAACTATGTCAAGATTTACCTTTGTATCATACCCAAACTCCCTCAGGACATAAACCATAGTCTCATTAGGAGGGTGTGCCGTAAGCCAAGACCATGTGGAAACATCAGTATCGATAATATCTGCTCCTGCCTCAACAGCTTTTAATAAAGTCATCTCTGCCATTGCTGCTGTTGACTGGGCATGGAGATGAACAGGAAGCTTTATCTCCTCTTTTAGCCTTCCGACAAGCTCGTAAGCAATCTTAGGAGACAGTATTCCTGCCTGATCTTTTATTGATATTATATCTACCCCAAGATCCTTCAGCTGTCTTGCTATACCAACAAAATAATCAACAGTATGAACAGGGCTTATGGTGTAGGAAAGAACTCCTTTTACGATCTTTCCTTCTTCTTTTGCAACAGATATGGCAACCTCCATATTTCTCACATCATTCAAAGCATCAAATATTCTAAAAACATCAATACCGTTTTCTGCAGCCTTTTTGACAAATGCCTCCACAACATCGTCAGCATAATGTCTGTATCCTACAACATTCTGTCCCCTTAAAAGCATCTCCAGCTTTGTATTTTTGGCAACATCTCTTATCTTTCTTAATCTTTCCCACGGATCCTCTTTCAAATATCTGAGACACACATCAAATGTAGCACCACCCCAGACCTCAAGAGACCAGAAACCTGCCTTATCAAGCTTTTCTGCAGCAGGAAGGAGGTCTTCTGTTCTTACCCTTGTTGCAAGTAAGCTCTGCTGACCATCTCTCAGGGTAACATCAGTAAACTCAATGGTTCTACCCATACTTTTCTCCCAATTTATTTTTTGTTGATACAACTATAAAGACTCCCTATATTATACAATAATTAAAAATTATAAAAGTCCTGTAAGGGGGAGAATTATGATTTTAATTTACGGCAAAGGTAAGACAGGTAAGGCTCTATCCGATTATATGTCTTCAAATTCAATACCCCACATTATTAAAGACGACAAAGATTTTCAGGAAAAGGATCTTGATCAGGTTAATACAGTGGTAATCTCTCCGGGAATACCTTTCTACCATAAGATTTACAGATTATCAAGAAAAAGGGGAATAGAAGTCATTGGAGATATTGAATATGCTTACAGGCTTTACAGAGGTTGCTTGATAGCTGTCACAGGAACAGACGGAAAAAGCACAACTACCCACATTATAGGACAGCTTCTTAAAGAAAAAAACCCATTTGTCGGAGGAAACTATGGCGAGCCTTTCATTAATGCAGTCAAAGAAAACAAAAAACTGTCTGTTCTTGAACTGTCTTCATTTCAGATATACTCCACAAAGACATTTAAGCCCAACACAGCTGTTCTTCTTAATATAGCTGTAGATCATCTTGACTGGCACAAAAGAAAGTCACATTACTACCTATCAAAATACAAGATATTTAAAAGATTAGAAAAACATAACACTGCTGTGCTCAATTTTGATCAGGAGATTATTAGGAACCTGAAAACAAGAGCTAAAAAATACTTTTTCTCAGTTGAGAGGCTTCCGTCAGACTACGAAGGAATATATTTTTGTGGAAACTCTCTCATACTGAAAACTTACAGAAACATAAATAGAATTGATATATCTGATTTTAAGCTGAAAGGTTTACACAACATACAAAACCTTATGGCGTCTGTAATGACAGCATATATCTCCGGAGTGCCTGTATGGGAAATAGAAAGGAAAATACCTCAGATAAAGCCACTACCGTTTAGAATACAGCATGTAAAAACGATCGGCGGTGTGGAGTTTTACAATGATTCAAAATCCACAACTGTCCAGTCTGTTGTAAAAGCTGTTGAGAGTTTTCCAGATAAAAATGTTTTTCTTATTTTAGGGGGAATTTATAAAGGAGGGGATTTTTCCCTACTGAAAAATTTTCTGAATGTAAAGGGAGTTTTCATTATAGGTAGAGATAAAAGGGTGATAAAAAATATGATAAAAGGAAAAAATATTTATCTTTGCGATAGTCTTGACAAAGCCGTAAAGGAAGCATACAAAAGAGCCGAAATGGGAGATGTGGTTCTGTTTTCTCCTGGATGTTCCAGTTTTGATATGTTCAAAAACTATATGGAACGGGGAGAAAAGTTTAATAAAATTGTGGAAAGTCTTGAATAAATGATAAGGAATTTTTATTTTGATAAGGTTCTTGTAATCTGTTTTCTTATTCTTATTATTCTTGGAATAGTTTTTGTGTTCAGCGCCACATCAGTACCATCATTAATAAACAACAAAGATCCCTATTACTACCTTAGAAGAGAGATAATGTGGTCTGCAGTTTCAATATTTTTTATGTTTGTTCTTTATCTGACCCCCATTGATTTTTTAAAAAAGATCGCCTATCCGTTAGCAGTGCTGACGGTTATACTGCTTGTTATTGTGCTGATCTTCCCTGCCCATGTATCGGGAACATCTGTAAAAAGATGGCTTGATCTGGGTATAGTAAGATTTCAGCCTTCAGAGCTTGCAAAACTTTCAGCGATATTTTTCCTTGCCTATTTTATTCACAGGAAAAAAAATGAAAAAGATTTTTTCAACAAATGGAGCAGTCTGATAACTGCATTATCAATTCCCAGTATCATGATATTTTTAGTTTTAATACAGCCCCATAAAGGAGCAGCACTCTTTATAGCTGTTCTTGTTTTTGCAGTTCTTTTCAGCTCAAAATTTTCATGGAAAAAGTTGCTTTTGTTCCCAGCTTTGTTTCTACCTTTATTTTTAATCCTTATAATGAAGTCCGGTTACGCCGAGAAAAGAATTGAGGCTATGCTGAACCCTATTGAGAACAGAACAGGTATAAGCTATCAGGTTTTCCAGTCTATACTTTCCTTTGTTAAAGGGGGGATAGCAGGTGAAGGAATTGGAGGGGGAACCCAGAAGCTTAAGTATCTTCCGGAGATACACACAGATTATATTTTTGCTCTCATAGGAGAAGAAGCAGGTTTTATGGGGGCTGTTTTTGTTATATTTATCTTTCTTCTAATTCTGCACAGGGGACTGAAAATAAGCCTTAATCTTGAGGATACATTTTCCCAGGTTTTAGGAGTTGGGATCACTTACATGATAGTAATTCAGGCTTTTTTCCATATAGCTGTTAATACAAGTTTATTTCCGCCAACAGGTTTTACATTACCGTTTATTAGCTATGGAGGATCTTCCCTGCTTATTATGTCTGCAGCAGCAGGAATACTTATAAGACTTTCAAAAGAGCCAAAGCAGAGCATATACAGGAGAGAGGCTTTATGAAAGTTTTTATAGCCGGAGGAGGAACAGGAGGTCATTTTTACCCTGCCTGTTCTGTTGCTGAAGAGCTGAAAAAAAATGGCTTTAGTATATATTACTTCGGCACCGAAAAAGGAATAGAGGCAAAAAAGGAATTCCCTTCAGACAGAAAATTTCTATTCTCTATATCAGGGGTGAGAGGAAAAAATCCGGTTTCAGCTTTATTGTCGGCTCTAAAACTTTTAAAAACATCGCTGGAGATAGCAAAAATAATAAAAAAAGAAAAGCCAGAATTCTGTCTATGCTTTGGAGGTTATACATCACTCCCCCTTGGAATTGCCAGCATAATCACAGGAACTCCTCTGTTTATCCATGAACAAAACTCTGTTCCTTCTTATACAAACAGGCTTCTCTCAAAATTTTCAAGAAAGATATTTATAACATTTGAGCACTCAAAAAAATATTTTCCTGAAGAAAAAACATTTCTAACAGGACTTCCTATAAGAAAATCAGTTATTGATGATCTTTCTTTCACAAAAGAAAAAGCAAGAGAAAAGTTAGGAATAAAAAATAGAAAGACAGTGCTTGTTTTTGGAGGAAGTCAGGGATCAAAAAAACTTTCTGAAGTAGCCTTGGAAGTTGCCAGAGAAATGCCCGTTGTTCAACTTATTCTTATCGGAGGAAAACATTTTAAAAAACCTGAAAAACTGCCTGAAAATGTTATTTTTTACAGCTACTTTGATAGAATGGGACTGCTTTACTCAGCTTCCGATATTGTGATATCAAGATCAGGTGCCTCATCAACATATGAAATACTTACAGCTGGGAAGTTCGGTATATTTGTCCCATATCCATTTGCGGTTTCTGACCACCAGTTCTACAACGTTAAATGGCTTGAGGAAAAAGGATTGTGTTATATACTCAGAGAAAATGAGCTTGATACAGATAAACTGAAGAATATAATATTAAAGGCTCTTTCAGAGAATAAAACTGAAGAAATAAAAAAGTTTGCAGTTAAAAACCCTGAAAAAGTCTTGATTGACAGGATATTAGATGAAATCAGTAAAACATGAGAATTTTGTTGATCTTTCAAAGCTGTGCAGTATCAGGATTGGAGGAAAAGCAAAAACTGTCTATTTCCCATCTTCATCAAAAGAGATCAGAACCCTTCTTATAGAGGCAGATAATACAGATAAAAAATTTTTTCCTGTGGGAATTGGAAGCAATACTGTATTCTCAGATGGTATTCTTGATTTTATTTTTGTGTCAACAAGATACTTAAAAAAATATATCATAGGCCAGAAAGAAGATACCTTCTACATAGAGGCTGAAGCAGGGGTGAGCTTCAAAACAATAACCAACATAGTTAAAAAGCTAAACCTTGAAGGGTTTGAAAATCTGTCGGGTATTCCTGCAACAATTGGCGGAGCCGTGGTAATGAACGCAGGAGCTTTCGGGACAGAAATTTCAGATATAATTGAGGAGGTTCACTGGTTTGACAGAGAAGGAAATCTTCATGTTCTAAAAAGGGATCAGATAAATTTTTCATATAGGAGCTCCCCATTCCAGAAAGAAGGGTTCGTTTATAAAGCTGTTCTTAAGCTGAAATCCTCAAAAAAGGATATAAAATCTATAATAAAAAAGCATCTTGAGGAAAGGAAAAAAAAACAACCGCTGGAATACCCTACAGCCGGTTCAACATTCAAAAACACCCCTAAGTATCCTGCAGGTTACTTATTAGAAAAGGTAGGACTTAAAGGATATAAGATTGGAAATGTAGCCTTTTCAGAAAAACATGCAAACTTTTTAATAAATCTTGGAGGGGGAAAGTTTAAAGAGTTAAAGAAATTAATTGAAATTGCCGAAAGGAGAGTAGGGGAATTATACCGTATTAAACTTGAGAAGGAAATACAAATTGTTGAGTGATTTAAAAATCGCATTAGTATATGGAGGCAGGTCTTCAGAAAGGGAGATATCAATCAAAAGTGGAGAAGCTGTCAGAAGATCTCTTGAAAGAATGAACCTTAAATTTAAGGTTCTTGATCCTGTTAATCCAAAGAAATTTGTAAAAGAACTTATGGAGTATGACCCTGATGTTGTTTTTAATCTTTTACATGGAAAGTATGGAGAGGACGGTTCAATACAGGGTTTGTTTGAAACACTTGGTTACAGATATACAGGGTCTCCTGTAAAAGCAAGTGCGGTGGCTATGGATAAATCTCTAACAAAGGAAATAGCAAAAATACTTGATATAAAAACCCCTGAATGGATAACAATAGAAAAAGTGGAGGACGCACAAAGCTGGAACATATTTCCTGCTGTTGTTAAACCAAATCAGGAAGGTTCATCAATCGGCGTTGAAATAGTAAATTCAAAGAAACAGCTCTCTGTAAGTATAGAAAGAGTTCTGAAAATGGACAAAAAAGCTATTGTTGAGGAATTCATAGAAGGAAGAGAGATCACCTTAGGTATTTTAAACGGAAAACCCCTTGAACCGGTAGAAATCATTGTTGAGAACGGCTTTTATGATTTTGAGAATAAATATCTGTCAGAAAAAACCCAGTATGTAGTTTCCCCATACCTGCCTGACCAGATTAGGGAAAAAATGATCTCAGATAGCCTGAAGGTTTACAATAGATTAGGCTGTAAAGGTGCTGCAAGGGTTGATTTTATTCTGAAAGATAGGGAGTCTTACTTTCTTGAGATAAACACAATCCCGGGCATGACAGACCACAGTTTACTGCCAAAATCTGCCTCAGCACTGGGAATTGATTTTGATGCCCTTGTGATCTCAATACTGAAGGGGGCTTTAGATGAATAAAAAAGTAAAGATAATTACTGTTTCCTTCTGGATATTTTTGTGTGCATTATTTGGTCTTTTTTCCCCAACTATACCCTTTGTTAAAGAAATCTTTGAAATAAAAAAAGTGAATGTAAAAGGAACAGATAAATTCAGTGAAACAGATATAAGAAGCATATTTGAAAAGCAGAACTGGTTTTTTATGGACGAAGAAGAAATAAAAAATCAGCTCAAAAAGTTCAATTTTGTTAAAAAGGTTCAGATTAACAGATTGTTTGTTGGAAACGTTGATTTAATAATCCTTGAAAGACAGCCGTTTGCATACCTTTACTACAAAAAAAATAGATACATTATTGATGATGAAGGTGTGAAGCTTGATCCTAAATATTACAAAATAAACAACAAACAAAAACTTCCAGTATTGATATATAATGATAAAACAATTGATAAAAACAAATTAAAAAAGGTCAGATTGATTAAAGAAGGATTTAAGGATCTGCTTGATATCAGGAAGTTTTACATATACAAAAGTCAGATTGCATGCGTCACAAGAGATGGAAAAAATATAGTATTCAGCATAGAAGATTTAGATAAAAGTATAAAAAGAGCTAAAACTTTCATTAAAAAAGTGGGAATTAACCAGTTCAGCTATCTAAATTTTAGTTTTGAATCAATGGTTGTAGTAAGGAGATAAAGATGGGGAAAGAAAATGTGATCGTTGCCTTAGACATTGGAACATCAAAAATAACAACATTAATAGGTGATATTGATGAAACAGGGGTGCTTCATATAGTAGGTTTTGGCGAGGCAGTTTCTAAGGGAATTGAAAAAGGAATTATTGTTAAACCAAACGACGTAATTTCAGCAATAAGAAAATCTGTAGATGATGCTGAAAACATAGCAGGATCAAAAATAAGTGGTGTTATAGCAAATGTAAGCGGATACCACATTGAATGCCGAAATGATACTGAAAAGATAGAATTTGATACGAACCAGAAAGTAATAACACAGATGGACATCAGTCAGCTGATAGAAAAGGTGTCCTCTAAAATACAACCACAGAAAGAAAATCTTGAGG
This window harbors:
- the murD gene encoding UDP-N-acetylmuramoyl-L-alanine--D-glutamate ligase; this encodes MILIYGKGKTGKALSDYMSSNSIPHIIKDDKDFQEKDLDQVNTVVISPGIPFYHKIYRLSRKRGIEVIGDIEYAYRLYRGCLIAVTGTDGKSTTTHIIGQLLKEKNPFVGGNYGEPFINAVKENKKLSVLELSSFQIYSTKTFKPNTAVLLNIAVDHLDWHKRKSHYYLSKYKIFKRLEKHNTAVLNFDQEIIRNLKTRAKKYFFSVERLPSDYEGIYFCGNSLILKTYRNINRIDISDFKLKGLHNIQNLMASVMTAYISGVPVWEIERKIPQIKPLPFRIQHVKTIGGVEFYNDSKSTTVQSVVKAVESFPDKNVFLILGGIYKGGDFSLLKNFLNVKGVFIIGRDKRVIKNMIKGKNIYLCDSLDKAVKEAYKRAEMGDVVLFSPGCSSFDMFKNYMERGEKFNKIVESLE
- a CDS encoding D-alanine--D-alanine ligase; translation: MSDLKIALVYGGRSSEREISIKSGEAVRRSLERMNLKFKVLDPVNPKKFVKELMEYDPDVVFNLLHGKYGEDGSIQGLFETLGYRYTGSPVKASAVAMDKSLTKEIAKILDIKTPEWITIEKVEDAQSWNIFPAVVKPNQEGSSIGVEIVNSKKQLSVSIERVLKMDKKAIVEEFIEGREITLGILNGKPLEPVEIIVENGFYDFENKYLSEKTQYVVSPYLPDQIREKMISDSLKVYNRLGCKGAARVDFILKDRESYFLEINTIPGMTDHSLLPKSASALGIDFDALVISILKGALDE
- the oadA gene encoding sodium-extruding oxaloacetate decarboxylase subunit alpha, which translates into the protein MGRTIEFTDVTLRDGQQSLLATRVRTEDLLPAAEKLDKAGFWSLEVWGGATFDVCLRYLKEDPWERLRKIRDVAKNTKLEMLLRGQNVVGYRHYADDVVEAFVKKAAENGIDVFRIFDALNDVRNMEVAISVAKEEGKIVKGVLSYTISPVHTVDYFVGIARQLKDLGVDIISIKDQAGILSPKIAYELVGRLKEEIKLPVHLHAQSTAAMAEMTLLKAVEAGADIIDTDVSTWSWLTAHPPNETMVYVLREFGYDTKVNLDIVEEVAEYLKEVRKKYKKYDTAEKWPDSQVLIHQIPGGMMSNFITQLKENDALDKLDEVKEEVARVREDLGYPPLVTPTSQIVGTQALLNVLQGERYKVVTKETKDYVKGLYGRPPAPIKPEIMEKIIGDEKPIEVRPADLLEPELDKCSVEARKVGARSEEDILSYCLFPQVAKEFFEWRERYEKGEALPPEVEEITEEEACLTKAPIEFNITLHGETYHIQIAGVGSPVEGGTPYFVRVDGRLEETIVQPIREIEVGERMETLPYEGGVPAGKRPKAVDVGDISSPMPGKVVSVKVSPGDKVKKGDVLLIVEAMKMENEIHSPISGVVEEVYVREGDQVNPDECLMRVIPE
- a CDS encoding DUF2173 family protein, producing the protein MDFQDLINKSQTIFALDRNSGKVIFSLDSVTVDLKRLIDSLSKVNFKINQIEAEGWNIISSKYIFHPVNITGISSDRYTLIQDDTTTVIIKTPEKLKRFFGNVKNRPLNDLVLGKFIEVSGIISPCAEEYDIKGDLNDEEIRLINSIIHANDSVAGLTGEMLSLISGMIWYPLKGWFISGKEHALVSIFGKWVIINSQIFEEILTQE
- the murB gene encoding UDP-N-acetylmuramate dehydrogenase, with amino-acid sequence MKSVKHENFVDLSKLCSIRIGGKAKTVYFPSSSKEIRTLLIEADNTDKKFFPVGIGSNTVFSDGILDFIFVSTRYLKKYIIGQKEDTFYIEAEAGVSFKTITNIVKKLNLEGFENLSGIPATIGGAVVMNAGAFGTEISDIIEEVHWFDREGNLHVLKRDQINFSYRSSPFQKEGFVYKAVLKLKSSKKDIKSIIKKHLEERKKKQPLEYPTAGSTFKNTPKYPAGYLLEKVGLKGYKIGNVAFSEKHANFLINLGGGKFKELKKLIEIAERRVGELYRIKLEKEIQIVE
- the murG gene encoding undecaprenyldiphospho-muramoylpentapeptide beta-N-acetylglucosaminyltransferase; translation: MKVFIAGGGTGGHFYPACSVAEELKKNGFSIYYFGTEKGIEAKKEFPSDRKFLFSISGVRGKNPVSALLSALKLLKTSLEIAKIIKKEKPEFCLCFGGYTSLPLGIASIITGTPLFIHEQNSVPSYTNRLLSKFSRKIFITFEHSKKYFPEEKTFLTGLPIRKSVIDDLSFTKEKAREKLGIKNRKTVLVFGGSQGSKKLSEVALEVAREMPVVQLILIGGKHFKKPEKLPENVIFYSYFDRMGLLYSASDIVISRSGASSTYEILTAGKFGIFVPYPFAVSDHQFYNVKWLEEKGLCYILRENELDTDKLKNIILKALSENKTEEIKKFAVKNPEKVLIDRILDEISKT
- a CDS encoding FtsQ-type POTRA domain-containing protein, whose translation is MNKKVKIITVSFWIFLCALFGLFSPTIPFVKEIFEIKKVNVKGTDKFSETDIRSIFEKQNWFFMDEEEIKNQLKKFNFVKKVQINRLFVGNVDLIILERQPFAYLYYKKNRYIIDDEGVKLDPKYYKINNKQKLPVLIYNDKTIDKNKLKKVRLIKEGFKDLLDIRKFYIYKSQIACVTRDGKNIVFSIEDLDKSIKRAKTFIKKVGINQFSYLNFSFESMVVVRR
- a CDS encoding FAD-dependent oxidoreductase: PVEGSEHIIECDAVIMAVGQDYNDVAYKNIPGLKIDKWNNLSTVDSKYRTNVEGIFAGGDVVNGGDTVVMAIRHGRDAAQSIHEYLMTGKWEYEKEE
- a CDS encoding putative peptidoglycan glycosyltransferase FtsW, which translates into the protein MIRNFYFDKVLVICFLILIILGIVFVFSATSVPSLINNKDPYYYLRREIMWSAVSIFFMFVLYLTPIDFLKKIAYPLAVLTVILLVIVLIFPAHVSGTSVKRWLDLGIVRFQPSELAKLSAIFFLAYFIHRKKNEKDFFNKWSSLITALSIPSIMIFLVLIQPHKGAALFIAVLVFAVLFSSKFSWKKLLLFPALFLPLFLILIMKSGYAEKRIEAMLNPIENRTGISYQVFQSILSFVKGGIAGEGIGGGTQKLKYLPEIHTDYIFALIGEEAGFMGAVFVIFIFLLILHRGLKISLNLEDTFSQVLGVGITYMIVIQAFFHIAVNTSLFPPTGFTLPFISYGGSSLLIMSAAAGILIRLSKEPKQSIYRREAL